The following coding sequences are from one Pseudomonadales bacterium window:
- a CDS encoding HlyD family type I secretion periplasmic adaptor subunit, giving the protein MSNVLALQHVQQAYRARKIIWLLSALFLAIIIWASLATLDQVVVAEGKVVPSQSVQQIQSLEGGIISSFNVQLGETVTAGQLLLSLDNTRFNSAFEETEQSMTTLKQRQQTLSDLLQSVLLTPEADRWQQVITVTMLQSGAVSDAYLGTMRQLNNQLSTAAENIYQQQQRLAEANSNSASLTASKQSLDEETALITAMVDEGVVAEVERLQLERQQIELQGQIDASLLIQQQLSAAVEQAVRERLDIALTFRAQQQQELDQVEAELARLSKNQLAVADALKRTEMRSPVNGIVKDIYIRSLQGVVQPGEAILDIVPLDDNLLVEASVKPQDIAYLSLGLEAMVKFTAFDFVIYGGLPGELIHISPDALQQEDGSTFYKVLIKTNDTQFGDRPLIPGMQASVDILTGRKTVLSYWLKPFLRARATALREH; this is encoded by the coding sequence ATGAGTAATGTTTTAGCGCTGCAGCATGTGCAGCAGGCCTATCGTGCGCGCAAAATTATCTGGTTATTATCGGCGCTGTTTTTAGCGATTATCATCTGGGCCAGTCTGGCCACGCTAGATCAAGTGGTTGTGGCCGAGGGTAAGGTAGTACCGTCGCAATCGGTGCAGCAAATTCAGTCTTTAGAGGGCGGTATTATTAGCAGCTTTAATGTGCAGCTGGGAGAGACCGTCACAGCAGGGCAGTTACTATTATCCTTAGATAACACACGATTCAACTCGGCATTCGAAGAAACCGAGCAGTCGATGACCACGCTTAAACAGCGCCAGCAAACCCTGAGCGATTTATTGCAAAGCGTATTGCTCACGCCTGAGGCCGATCGCTGGCAGCAGGTGATTACGGTGACTATGCTGCAAAGCGGCGCGGTTAGCGATGCCTATTTAGGCACCATGCGCCAGCTCAATAATCAGCTGTCTACCGCGGCTGAAAACATTTATCAGCAGCAACAGCGTCTTGCCGAAGCCAATAGCAACTCGGCGTCTCTCACGGCCAGTAAGCAGTCTTTGGATGAAGAAACCGCACTGATAACTGCAATGGTGGATGAGGGCGTGGTTGCCGAGGTTGAGCGACTGCAGCTAGAGCGTCAGCAAATTGAGCTGCAAGGTCAAATTGATGCCTCGCTGCTCATTCAGCAGCAACTGTCGGCCGCGGTCGAGCAAGCCGTGCGAGAACGGCTAGACATTGCGCTCACTTTTCGCGCTCAGCAGCAACAAGAGCTGGATCAGGTTGAAGCCGAGCTAGCGCGTCTGAGTAAAAATCAGCTGGCGGTGGCCGACGCCTTAAAGCGCACCGAAATGCGCTCGCCGGTCAACGGCATTGTTAAGGATATTTATATTCGCTCCTTGCAGGGCGTGGTGCAGCCGGGTGAGGCGATATTAGATATTGTGCCGCTGGATGATAATTTGCTGGTCGAAGCTTCGGTGAAGCCACAAGATATTGCCTATTTGAGCCTAGGGCTTGAGGCAATGGTGAAGTTTACCGCCTTTGATTTTGTGATTTATGGCGGCTTACCGGGCGAATTGATTCATATAAGCCCTGATGCGCTGCAGCAAGAAGATGGCTCTACCTTTTATAAGGTATTAATTAAAACCAATGATACGCAGTTTGGCGATCGCCCGCTGATACCTGGTATGCAGGCCAGTGTCGATATTTTGACCGGCCGCAAAACTGTTCTATCGTACTGGCTAAAACCCTTTTTGCGCGCTCGCGCTACCGCGCTGCGTGAGCATTAA